In Desulfosediminicola ganghwensis, a single window of DNA contains:
- a CDS encoding tetratricopeptide repeat protein yields the protein MKREQEIADAFRVDEAVEAIKARDCTTAKEILQDVAAGAPMQYENMIEVEGAIFIKCWDLDAFFHYLNYQAEHGDPSLDIHWSPGAYPRAYYYLGYLAVQDSDFDSAIEYLNKGLLLEPEHPKLRLEKAQALIGKHEFQAALATLLPITSTTSLVTEADLAAVLRCRAFILIEMGDLNTARGLLHASLRLAPDNDMARDELAYIDNQEKV from the coding sequence ATGAAGAGAGAACAGGAAATCGCTGATGCTTTCAGGGTCGACGAGGCTGTTGAGGCAATCAAAGCCCGGGACTGTACGACGGCAAAGGAGATTTTGCAGGATGTTGCGGCAGGCGCTCCCATGCAATATGAGAATATGATAGAGGTCGAAGGAGCGATCTTTATTAAATGCTGGGATCTTGATGCCTTTTTCCATTATCTGAACTACCAGGCAGAACATGGCGACCCGAGCCTTGATATTCACTGGTCTCCTGGCGCCTACCCCAGAGCGTACTATTATCTTGGTTATCTGGCAGTGCAGGACAGCGACTTTGATAGCGCAATAGAATATTTAAATAAAGGTTTACTGCTGGAGCCCGAACATCCCAAACTCCGGCTTGAAAAAGCACAGGCACTGATAGGTAAGCATGAATTTCAGGCAGCGCTGGCAACGCTTTTGCCAATTACCAGTACCACCTCGCTGGTAACCGAAGCCGATCTTGCTGCGGTGTTGCGTTGCCGTGCCTTTATTCTTATCGAGATGGGCGATCTGAATACCGCCAGGGGATTGTTGCATGCTTCATTACGACTTGCCCCCGATAATGACATGGCTCGCGATGAACTGGCCTATATCGATAACCAGGAAAAAGTCTGA